A genomic stretch from Clostridia bacterium includes:
- a CDS encoding [Fe-Fe] hydrogenase large subunit C-terminal domain-containing protein — MGGKYFHSVVLNDDRCVGCTSCLKICPTEAIRLREGKARIIGEKCIDCGECIRICPNHAKNAVTDTLDIMKRYKYTIAIPSLVLYGQFPGNVGINEMLAAIRKIGFDEIYEASVGTEIITNVLKNHILKNPDKKRPIINATCPAILRLIQIRFPELLPNVADIETPMEIAARLAKIEAVKKTGLSIAEIGVVFISPCTARMTSVTNPLGIKNSYIDGVLSMKAVYGEILRNISSSKAEDITRSSKESLLWPLVGGQGEPLGIENYLAVDGIHEVIKVLEEIEMDKLDGLEFFEGMACIGGCVGGPLTIENPHIAKNRMKALSKGLSSSNTCEEEIKAQIEMYKDGLIRLTEKIEPRAIMRLDDDISKSMRKMEMIKEILKYLPGIDCGVCGAPTCRAFAEDIVKGENQKAICIVKTMESFKNK, encoded by the coding sequence ATGGGAGGGAAGTACTTTCACTCGGTTGTGCTGAATGATGACAGATGTGTCGGCTGTACAAGCTGTCTAAAAATATGTCCAACTGAAGCAATAAGGCTGAGAGAGGGAAAGGCTCGGATAATAGGCGAAAAATGCATTGACTGCGGCGAATGTATTAGAATATGCCCCAACCATGCTAAGAATGCAGTCACAGATACTCTTGACATCATGAAAAGGTACAAATACACTATTGCTATACCTTCTCTGGTGCTTTACGGGCAATTTCCCGGGAATGTCGGAATAAATGAGATGCTGGCAGCAATAAGGAAAATAGGGTTTGACGAGATATACGAAGCATCGGTTGGCACGGAGATAATAACCAATGTATTAAAAAACCACATACTTAAGAATCCGGACAAGAAGAGACCGATAATAAATGCTACCTGTCCCGCAATACTTAGGCTTATACAGATCAGGTTCCCTGAGCTGCTGCCTAATGTGGCCGATATAGAAACTCCTATGGAGATAGCAGCGCGGTTGGCAAAGATAGAAGCTGTAAAAAAGACTGGCTTGTCCATAGCTGAGATAGGAGTTGTTTTCATTTCACCATGTACTGCAAGGATGACAAGTGTGACAAATCCATTGGGCATTAAGAATTCTTATATCGATGGGGTATTGTCAATGAAGGCGGTTTACGGTGAAATATTGCGGAATATTAGCAGCAGCAAAGCTGAAGATATTACCAGAAGTAGCAAGGAGTCACTGCTCTGGCCTTTAGTTGGAGGTCAGGGGGAACCGCTGGGAATAGAGAATTATCTTGCTGTTGATGGGATACATGAGGTTATCAAGGTGTTGGAAGAAATTGAGATGGATAAGCTGGACGGACTGGAGTTCTTTGAGGGCATGGCTTGTATAGGAGGGTGTGTAGGCGGACCGCTTACCATTGAGAACCCCCATATTGCCAAAAACCGTATGAAGGCACTGTCAAAAGGGCTATCGAGCTCGAATACCTGTGAAGAAGAGATAAAAGCACAAATAGAAATGTATAAGGATGGTTTGATAAGGCTTACAGAAAAAATTGAGCCTAGAGCAATAATGCGTCTGGATGACGATATTTCCAAGTCAATGAGAAAAATGGAAATGATAAAGGAAATATTAAAATACCTGCCAGGTATTGATTGCGGCGTTTGCGGAGCACCAACCTGCAGGGCTTTTGCAGAAGATATTGTAAAGGGTGAGAATCAAAAGGCCATTTGCATAGTTAAGACAATGGAAAGCTTCAAAAATAAGTAA
- a CDS encoding ATP-binding protein, translated as MKDLSLHILDLSQNSVSAGASLVKITIHEDIEMNKLTIYIEDNGAGMDKDFLERVKDPFVTTRTTRKVGLGIPLMLASCTRCEGDLVIESQKNVGTKLTATFKHSHIDRAPMGDMSETMLSLVLAGNDSSKAVDFVYRHIIGHRDFCFDTREIRTALGNDVQLCEPDVLMWIKDYINEGLVNLRGGV; from the coding sequence ATGAAAGATTTATCGCTGCATATTCTGGACTTGTCCCAAAATTCAGTTTCAGCAGGGGCTAGTCTTGTGAAAATTACTATTCATGAAGATATAGAAATGAATAAACTTACTATATATATAGAAGACAACGGAGCAGGCATGGATAAAGATTTTCTAGAAAGGGTCAAAGATCCCTTTGTTACTACGAGGACCACCAGAAAAGTCGGTCTTGGCATACCGCTTATGCTGGCGTCTTGCACTAGATGTGAGGGAGACCTTGTGATTGAATCACAGAAAAATGTTGGAACCAAGCTTACAGCCACATTTAAGCACAGCCATATTGACAGAGCTCCCATGGGCGACATGTCTGAAACCATGTTGAGCCTTGTCCTCGCAGGCAATGATAGTAGTAAAGCTGTTGATTTTGTATATAGGCATATTATAGGCCATAGGGATTTTTGCTTTGATACAAGAGAGATAAGGACTGCGTTGGGTAATGATGTGCAGCTTTGTGAACCTGACGTTCTGATGTGGATAAAGGATTATATTAATGAAGGTTTAGTGAATTTACGCGGAGGTGTGTAA
- a CDS encoding AraC family transcriptional regulator — protein sequence MIIRECSEKMGLKLLAGTNGIDKELGGAYICDLLSWVMAHGKKNDAWITVQTHSNIIAVAALLELGCIIVPEGIEVEEDTLRKAEEENIAVFQSNLSAYELAKELYKMGIE from the coding sequence ATGATAATAAGAGAATGCAGTGAGAAAATGGGATTAAAGCTGTTGGCCGGAACTAACGGCATAGATAAGGAATTGGGAGGAGCTTATATTTGTGATCTATTAAGCTGGGTCATGGCCCATGGCAAGAAGAATGATGCATGGATAACTGTTCAAACTCACTCAAACATAATAGCAGTGGCAGCATTGTTGGAGCTGGGCTGTATTATTGTACCGGAAGGCATAGAGGTTGAAGAGGATACTTTACGTAAGGCTGAGGAAGAGAACATTGCAGTTTTTCAATCAAATCTGAGCGCTTACGAGCTTGCAAAAGAACTTTACAAGATGGGAATTGAATAG
- a CDS encoding ATP-binding protein translates to MQDINYAFTVEKDDFVRAGEASSNIKKILRQLGIDSAVIRNISIATYEAEMNIVIHSMGGHIELEITPGFIKITASDRGPGIANVELAMQEGYSTATDKIREMGFGAGMGLPNMKKCSDRFSVDSSAGKGTVISMEVDLKAGD, encoded by the coding sequence ATGCAAGATATAAATTATGCATTTACTGTTGAAAAAGATGATTTTGTCAGAGCAGGAGAAGCATCCAGCAATATAAAAAAGATTTTGAGACAGTTGGGGATTGATTCTGCTGTCATAAGAAATATATCTATTGCTACTTATGAAGCAGAGATGAATATTGTAATTCACTCCATGGGCGGTCATATTGAACTGGAGATCACCCCGGGGTTTATAAAAATAACAGCAAGTGATAGAGGTCCTGGCATAGCTAATGTTGAACTCGCTATGCAGGAGGGTTATTCAACAGCTACAGATAAAATCAGGGAAATGGGCTTCGGAGCTGGTATGGGTTTGCCAAATATGAAAAAATGCTCCGATAGATTTAGTGTGGATTCTTCTGCAGGAAAAGGTACGGTAATTTCTATGGAAGTTGATTTGAAAGCAGGTGATTGA
- a CDS encoding (2Fe-2S) ferredoxin domain-containing protein: MKTIQELEAIRKKTLDTINVRKDRSGTRVVVGMATCGIAAGARPVLLSIMDEVKKYDLADVVVAQTGCIGMCRLEPIVEVYKPGEDKVTYIKVNAAKAIRIVNEHIIQGKVVDEYTIGVGDK; the protein is encoded by the coding sequence ATGAAAACAATTCAGGAATTAGAAGCGATTAGAAAGAAAACCCTTGACACAATCAATGTTAGAAAGGATAGATCTGGCACTAGAGTAGTGGTAGGGATGGCAACCTGCGGCATAGCTGCAGGAGCAAGACCAGTGCTTCTTTCGATAATGGATGAAGTAAAGAAATACGATTTGGCGGATGTAGTTGTTGCACAGACAGGCTGTATAGGCATGTGCAGGCTGGAGCCTATTGTAGAGGTATACAAACCCGGAGAAGATAAGGTAACTTATATAAAAGTTAATGCTGCAAAGGCCATAAGAATTGTAAACGAACATATTATTCAAGGCAAGGTTGTCGATGAATATACAATCGGAGTCGGAGATAAATAG
- a CDS encoding DUF3189 family protein, with translation MVIIYNCYGGTHSSILASAIHLKKLPMDRIPTKQEILGIEHFNRLTYSDMGRLIFHGVDDEGNCVYTIGRGTSRALVPAMRNLAIALCKDNGIDEHFLFINCSPTVPPLMTMGGFFSRGLHINFIGVPLLAKGAQQTYYNITKLVEKSKEICREKSNECLVLDIDVKGRLSVFN, from the coding sequence ATGGTAATTATTTATAACTGTTATGGAGGGACGCATTCCTCGATACTTGCCTCCGCTATACATCTAAAAAAGCTGCCCATGGACAGAATTCCTACAAAACAAGAAATATTAGGTATAGAACACTTCAACAGGCTGACCTATAGTGATATGGGCCGCCTTATATTCCACGGGGTCGACGATGAAGGTAATTGTGTATATACCATAGGACGAGGTACTTCAAGAGCTTTGGTGCCTGCAATGCGTAATTTGGCAATCGCTTTGTGCAAGGATAATGGTATAGACGAGCACTTTTTATTTATAAACTGCTCACCTACCGTACCCCCTTTAATGACTATGGGCGGTTTTTTTTCCAGAGGTCTCCATATTAACTTTATCGGAGTTCCCCTCCTTGCGAAAGGTGCACAGCAGACATATTATAATATAACAAAACTGGTCGAAAAGTCAAAGGAAATCTGTCGTGAAAAATCCAATGAATGCCTGGTCCTCGATATAGATGTAAAAGGCCGACTCAGTGTTTTCAACTGA
- a CDS encoding RnfABCDGE type electron transport complex subunit D, with protein MENTRYLVSSSPHIRSGESTQRIMLDVIIALMPALFAGILYFGFGALTLTVTAVAFAVATEAVMQKIMGKPITINDLSAVVTGMLIAFNVPVTLPLWIVAVGSVFAISVAKQCFGGLGFNFINPALAARAMLLASWPVRMTTWVAPGPDAVSTATPLAIIKGGEAAGQALPNVMNLFLGNVGGCIGETSALALIIGGAYLLYRGVISHRIPVAFIGTVAVLSFLFGGFDPFAMIYHVFAGGLFLGAIFMATDYSSSPMSARGQIIFGVGCGILTSVIRFYGGYPEGVSYSILLMNLATPLIDKYTMPKKFGEVKKSA; from the coding sequence ATGGAAAATACTAGATATTTGGTATCTTCATCGCCGCATATCAGATCTGGGGAAAGTACCCAGAGGATAATGCTGGATGTAATAATTGCACTTATGCCCGCGCTTTTTGCCGGGATATTATACTTTGGGTTCGGAGCACTGACCCTTACAGTTACTGCTGTTGCGTTTGCCGTGGCTACTGAAGCTGTTATGCAGAAGATAATGGGCAAGCCCATTACAATAAATGACTTAAGTGCTGTAGTTACAGGAATGCTTATTGCTTTCAACGTACCGGTTACACTTCCTCTTTGGATAGTAGCTGTTGGATCGGTATTTGCAATCTCAGTCGCAAAACAGTGCTTTGGCGGATTGGGTTTCAACTTTATAAACCCTGCATTGGCAGCGAGAGCTATGCTTCTGGCTTCATGGCCGGTGAGAATGACTACCTGGGTTGCGCCTGGACCAGATGCTGTTTCAACAGCAACACCACTTGCTATCATAAAGGGTGGAGAAGCGGCAGGACAGGCATTGCCAAATGTCATGAATCTCTTTTTGGGCAATGTAGGTGGATGTATAGGTGAGACATCAGCACTTGCACTTATAATTGGCGGAGCTTATCTGTTGTATAGGGGAGTAATAAGCCACAGAATACCTGTTGCTTTTATAGGAACGGTAGCGGTACTTTCATTCCTCTTCGGAGGCTTTGATCCCTTTGCTATGATTTATCATGTATTTGCAGGAGGACTTTTCCTCGGTGCAATATTTATGGCTACAGACTACTCATCATCTCCAATGTCTGCAAGAGGTCAGATAATTTTCGGCGTAGGCTGCGGTATCTTAACTTCGGTTATAAGATTCTATGGAGGCTATCCGGAGGGCGTTTCCTATTCAATACTTCTGATGAACCTTGCAACTCCTCTTATTGATAAGTATACAATGCCCAAGAAATTCGGGGAGGTGAAGAAAAGTGCGTGA
- the nuoF gene encoding NADH-quinone oxidoreductase subunit NuoF translates to MEMYRSHVMICRGTGCTSTNSEQIAKNFEEEIKKHGLDGEVVVERTGCFGLCALGPVVIIYPEASFYSMVKPEDVEEIVKEHLVKGRVVKRLLYAESVEGNRIKAIEEVDFYKKQVRVALRNCGIINPENIDEYIAFDGYKALAKVLTEMTPAEVVDTVKKSGLRGRGGAGFPTGMKWDFAAKSQNDQKYVLCNADEGDPGAFMDRSVLEGDPHSVLEAMTIAGYAIGANQGYIYCRAEYPIAVKRLAIAIGQAREYGLLGENIMGTGFKFDLEIRLGAGAFVCGEETALIASIEGQRGMPRPRPPFPAVKGLFGKPTILNNVETYANIAPIFNKGPEWFASMGTEKSKGTKVFALGGKINNTGLVEIPMGTTMREVIYEIGGGCPNGKKYKAAQTGGPSGGCIPASELDVAIDYENLIALGSMMGSGGLIVMDEDNCMVDIARFFLDFTVDESCGKCTPCREGTKRMLEILERITEGKGEAGDIEKLETLAKNIKNSALCGLGQTAPNPVLSTLRYFRDEYEAHINEKRCPAGVCQALLNYTILEDKCKGCGICAKQCPTSCISGQPKSAYSIDSSKCAKCGVCLQKCPFKAIIKK, encoded by the coding sequence ATGGAAATGTATCGTTCCCATGTCATGATTTGCAGAGGTACTGGCTGTACTTCAACAAATTCGGAACAAATTGCAAAGAACTTTGAAGAAGAAATTAAGAAGCATGGTCTGGATGGTGAAGTTGTCGTAGAAAGGACTGGCTGCTTTGGACTTTGTGCCCTTGGACCAGTAGTAATAATATATCCTGAAGCTTCTTTTTACAGTATGGTTAAGCCTGAGGATGTTGAGGAAATTGTAAAAGAGCACCTGGTAAAAGGAAGAGTTGTAAAGAGACTGCTTTATGCAGAATCTGTTGAGGGAAACAGAATAAAAGCAATTGAAGAGGTTGACTTCTATAAGAAGCAGGTCAGAGTTGCTTTAAGAAACTGTGGTATTATAAATCCTGAGAATATAGATGAATATATAGCTTTTGACGGCTACAAAGCTCTTGCCAAGGTACTTACAGAGATGACGCCGGCAGAAGTAGTAGATACAGTGAAGAAATCAGGACTTAGAGGAAGAGGCGGCGCAGGATTCCCTACCGGTATGAAATGGGATTTCGCTGCAAAGTCACAGAACGATCAGAAATATGTTCTGTGTAATGCGGACGAAGGAGATCCGGGAGCATTCATGGACAGAAGCGTGCTTGAAGGAGACCCGCATTCAGTGTTGGAAGCAATGACTATTGCAGGCTATGCAATAGGTGCCAATCAGGGATATATTTATTGCAGAGCGGAATATCCAATAGCTGTTAAACGTCTTGCAATAGCAATAGGGCAGGCTAGGGAATATGGACTTCTAGGTGAAAACATAATGGGAACAGGCTTCAAATTTGACCTTGAAATAAGACTTGGAGCTGGAGCCTTCGTATGCGGAGAGGAAACCGCTCTGATAGCTTCGATTGAGGGGCAGAGAGGTATGCCAAGACCAAGACCTCCGTTCCCGGCAGTAAAAGGATTGTTTGGAAAGCCAACAATACTGAATAATGTAGAAACCTATGCAAACATAGCTCCAATATTCAATAAAGGTCCGGAATGGTTTGCCAGTATGGGAACTGAAAAGTCAAAGGGTACAAAAGTATTTGCACTTGGCGGCAAGATAAACAACACAGGACTTGTTGAAATCCCGATGGGAACAACCATGAGGGAAGTTATATATGAAATAGGGGGAGGCTGTCCAAACGGCAAGAAATACAAAGCTGCTCAGACAGGTGGGCCTTCAGGCGGCTGCATACCTGCAAGCGAGCTTGATGTAGCTATAGATTATGAGAACCTTATTGCGCTCGGTTCCATGATGGGTTCCGGAGGACTCATAGTTATGGATGAAGACAACTGTATGGTTGACATAGCAAGGTTCTTCCTAGACTTCACAGTTGACGAATCCTGCGGTAAGTGTACTCCATGCCGTGAAGGTACAAAAAGAATGCTCGAAATATTGGAAAGAATCACAGAAGGCAAGGGCGAAGCTGGCGATATTGAGAAGCTCGAAACACTTGCAAAGAATATTAAAAACTCGGCTCTGTGCGGGCTTGGGCAAACAGCGCCAAACCCAGTGCTTTCTACATTGAGATATTTCAGGGATGAGTATGAGGCACACATAAATGAAAAGAGATGTCCGGCAGGAGTATGCCAAGCGCTTCTAAACTATACAATACTGGAAGATAAATGCAAGGGCTGCGGAATATGTGCAAAGCAGTGTCCGACATCCTGCATCTCAGGACAGCCAAAGAGCGCTTATAGCATAGATTCCAGCAAATGTGCAAAATGCGGGGTTTGCCTGCAGAAGTGCCCATTCAAGGCGATTATAAAGAAATAA
- a CDS encoding PHP domain-containing protein, protein MEFAVDFHIHTALSPCGDEDMTPSNIVNMALLKGLDIIAVTDHNSCGNLPAVMEVARENGLMVIPGMEVQTKEEVHVVCLFKKIEGALKFAEIVYNSLPDIKNNEEVFGRQLLFNARDEIVGKEERLLLSSVALSVNDVFILVRGLGGICIPAHVDRPSFSIIANLGFIPANLKVKTIEISKKFTPEAAFKKYPFLSKFNYIVSSDAHYLEDISEREFFIELDCLSISEIFDKLEVKEEAM, encoded by the coding sequence ATGGAATTTGCGGTGGATTTTCACATACACACGGCATTATCACCGTGTGGTGATGAGGACATGACACCAAGTAATATAGTGAATATGGCTCTTCTAAAAGGACTCGATATTATAGCCGTTACGGATCACAACTCCTGCGGCAATCTTCCGGCAGTTATGGAAGTGGCAAGAGAAAACGGGCTGATGGTTATCCCGGGGATGGAAGTCCAGACAAAGGAAGAAGTCCACGTAGTCTGCCTTTTCAAAAAAATAGAGGGAGCTTTAAAATTTGCTGAGATAGTATATAATTCCTTGCCAGATATAAAGAATAATGAGGAAGTGTTTGGGCGCCAACTGCTTTTCAATGCAAGAGATGAAATAGTTGGAAAAGAAGAGAGACTTCTGCTGTCTTCGGTCGCTCTTTCGGTCAATGACGTTTTTATATTGGTCAGAGGACTTGGAGGAATTTGTATTCCAGCTCATGTGGACAGACCAAGTTTTAGTATTATTGCAAATCTTGGCTTCATCCCTGCCAATCTCAAAGTAAAAACAATAGAGATATCAAAAAAGTTCACTCCAGAAGCTGCTTTTAAAAAATACCCATTCTTAAGTAAGTTCAATTATATAGTATCCTCTGATGCTCATTATCTGGAAGATATAAGTGAGAGAGAATTCTTTATCGAGCTGGATTGCCTGAGTATAAGTGAGATTTTTGATAAGCTTGAGGTCAAGGAAGAGGCTATGTAA
- a CDS encoding DRTGG domain-containing protein: MKICDVSNILNAEVLCGDKNLNKEVSYAFGSDLMSDVLAFVKGKTILLTGLTNQQVVRTAEMADLSAIVFVRGKKPEEDIISLACENEIVLLSTRDTLYTASGKLYSNGLEGVSIGL; this comes from the coding sequence ATGAAAATATGCGACGTTAGCAACATATTGAACGCAGAGGTGTTGTGTGGAGATAAGAATTTGAACAAGGAGGTTTCCTATGCCTTCGGTTCTGATCTTATGAGCGACGTTCTGGCTTTTGTAAAAGGAAAGACGATTCTCCTTACCGGACTTACCAACCAGCAGGTGGTAAGAACAGCTGAAATGGCTGATTTAAGCGCCATAGTTTTTGTCAGGGGGAAAAAACCTGAAGAGGATATTATAAGTCTGGCTTGCGAGAATGAGATTGTGCTTCTCTCGACCAGGGATACTTTGTATACGGCTTCAGGAAAGCTATACAGCAACGGGCTTGAAGGAGTAAGCATAGGCCTGTAG
- the nuoE gene encoding NADH-quinone oxidoreductase subunit NuoE, with the protein MSDAAMKEKMEKLEHVLIEHKDQQGALMPVLHETQELFGYIPEEAQKRISEVLNVSLAEIYGVATFYSRFTLKPRGKNTVSVCLGTACYVKNAQGILDKLKEELKVAAGETTGDGIFTLEATRCLGCCGLAPVMMINEEVYGKLVPEDIPDILKKYQ; encoded by the coding sequence ATGTCTGACGCTGCAATGAAAGAAAAGATGGAGAAACTGGAGCATGTACTTATAGAGCACAAGGATCAGCAAGGTGCTTTAATGCCAGTTCTTCATGAAACTCAGGAATTATTCGGGTATATTCCTGAAGAAGCACAGAAGAGAATCTCAGAGGTATTGAACGTCTCATTGGCTGAAATATATGGCGTAGCCACTTTTTATTCAAGGTTTACCTTGAAGCCAAGAGGTAAGAACACAGTAAGTGTGTGCCTTGGAACAGCATGCTATGTTAAAAACGCACAAGGAATACTGGATAAGCTCAAAGAAGAGCTTAAAGTAGCGGCTGGAGAAACAACAGGAGATGGAATATTCACACTTGAGGCAACCAGATGTCTTGGCTGCTGCGGACTTGCTCCGGTAATGATGATAAATGAAGAAGTATATGGCAAATTAGTACCTGAAGATATTCCAGACATATTGAAGAAGTATCAATAG
- a CDS encoding RnfABCDGE type electron transport complex subunit G — MRDYIRLAGVLLLVCAIAAAGLGYTNAVTYEKIQEQLVIASDEARKTVLPGADAFEKLDDSTFSALKSNDKYKFVTEIYTAKAGGSIIGYAVKVAPKGYAGAIDVVVGVTADGSVQGIKVGNNNETPGLGKNAATPKFQDQFGGKTWGNPINVIKSGTPKDNEIAALAGATITSRAIADGVNQALEAAKELSGK; from the coding sequence GTGCGTGATTATATTAGATTGGCCGGTGTCTTGTTGCTAGTATGTGCTATTGCTGCTGCAGGTCTAGGTTATACAAATGCAGTAACCTATGAAAAGATACAGGAACAGCTTGTAATTGCAAGCGATGAAGCAAGAAAGACAGTACTTCCCGGAGCGGATGCATTTGAGAAGCTGGATGATAGCACTTTTTCCGCTTTGAAATCCAATGATAAATATAAATTCGTAACAGAAATATATACAGCAAAGGCTGGAGGAAGTATTATAGGCTATGCTGTCAAAGTGGCTCCTAAGGGTTATGCCGGAGCAATAGATGTAGTTGTTGGTGTTACTGCAGATGGCAGTGTACAGGGAATTAAAGTCGGAAACAACAATGAGACTCCAGGACTTGGGAAAAATGCAGCAACTCCGAAGTTCCAGGATCAGTTCGGCGGTAAGACCTGGGGCAATCCAATCAACGTTATAAAGAGCGGTACTCCAAAGGATAATGAAATTGCTGCATTGGCAGGTGCGACAATCACATCAAGGGCAATTGCGGACGGAGTTAACCAGGCCCTTGAAGCGGCAAAGGAATTATCAGGTAAGTAA
- the rsxC gene encoding electron transport complex subunit RsxC: MRTLTFKGGTHPPHSKKATENLAIERANEPKVVVIPMQQHIGAPCDPIVQIGDEVKVGQKIGEAKGFVSVPVHSSVSGKVVAVEPRLYSGGMAVPCVVIESDMQNTVSAEVTPKGDLSKLSAEDVKNIIKEAGIVGMGGATFPTHVKLAPPPDKKVDTVILNGAECEPYLTSDHRLMLEYPDDVVFGLQALMKALGVKKGYIGIETNKPDAIEKVYEAAKGIEGIEVVALKTKYPQGAEKQLIFACTKREVPSGGLPADAGVVVNNVGTAAAVAQAIKTGMPLIERIVTITGAGVNNPKNLLVKIGTSFREVIDQCGGLKGNIGKIIAGGPMMGITQFSLDIPAIKGTSGILVLSEEEARLPEPSNCIRCGKCVETCPINLMPVNISACSLANKHEQAEALNAMDCIECGSCSFVCPAKRPLVDSIRVSKREILARRKKAQSK, translated from the coding sequence ATAAGAACATTGACGTTTAAGGGCGGAACTCATCCACCACACAGTAAAAAAGCTACTGAAAATCTGGCAATTGAAAGAGCAAATGAACCTAAAGTTGTTGTAATTCCTATGCAGCAGCATATAGGTGCTCCATGCGACCCTATTGTGCAGATTGGTGATGAGGTAAAGGTAGGGCAGAAGATAGGAGAAGCTAAAGGCTTTGTATCAGTTCCGGTACACTCTAGTGTATCAGGAAAGGTTGTGGCTGTGGAGCCAAGACTTTATTCAGGAGGAATGGCTGTTCCATGTGTTGTTATTGAATCTGACATGCAGAATACCGTTTCGGCTGAAGTTACTCCTAAGGGAGACCTTTCAAAGCTTTCAGCAGAGGATGTAAAAAACATAATAAAAGAAGCTGGTATAGTAGGAATGGGAGGCGCGACCTTCCCGACTCATGTGAAGCTGGCTCCGCCACCTGATAAAAAGGTGGATACAGTAATTTTAAACGGTGCTGAATGTGAACCGTACCTGACTTCAGACCACAGGCTGATGCTTGAATACCCGGATGATGTTGTATTCGGATTACAGGCGCTTATGAAAGCATTGGGAGTGAAAAAAGGGTATATTGGTATTGAGACAAACAAACCCGATGCGATAGAAAAAGTCTATGAAGCAGCTAAAGGAATTGAAGGTATTGAAGTAGTTGCATTAAAAACAAAATATCCACAAGGTGCTGAAAAACAGCTTATTTTTGCATGCACAAAGCGCGAAGTTCCATCAGGCGGGCTGCCTGCAGATGCGGGAGTCGTCGTCAACAATGTCGGAACAGCTGCTGCTGTGGCTCAAGCAATAAAGACAGGGATGCCTTTGATTGAGAGAATAGTAACTATTACAGGTGCTGGAGTGAATAATCCTAAGAACCTTTTAGTAAAGATAGGAACGTCTTTCAGGGAGGTAATAGACCAATGTGGAGGACTTAAGGGCAATATAGGGAAGATTATTGCAGGCGGACCTATGATGGGTATAACCCAATTCTCATTGGATATACCGGCAATAAAAGGCACATCAGGAATTCTCGTGCTTTCTGAAGAGGAAGCAAGGCTGCCTGAGCCTTCAAATTGCATAAGGTGTGGAAAGTGTGTAGAAACATGTCCAATAAATTTAATGCCTGTAAATATCAGTGCATGCTCGCTCGCAAACAAGCATGAGCAGGCTGAGGCATTAAATGCAATGGATTGTATAGAATGTGGATCGTGTTCTTTTGTATGCCCTGCCAAAAGACCGCTTGTTGATTCTATAAGGGTATCAAAACGCGAGATACTGGCTAGGCGCAAAAAAGCCCAGTCTAAGTGA